One Nocardiopsis gilva YIM 90087 genomic window, TCGAGCTCGGCGTCCTGATCACGGTCGGTGGCGTTGACGTCGATGTGCAGCCGGAGTTTCCCGTTCTTCGGCTCGTCGTCGCGGCTGAGGATGATCGTCGGCTGCGGGCCGCCGAACCCTTCGCGCGGCCCTATCTCGATATCGCCCTCGTCGCGATCGAGCACCATGAAGTCCAGGACCTCGCACCAGAACCGCGCCAGCACCTCGGGGTCGTGGCAATCGAGCACCAGCTCACTGATACGGCATGCCATTGACGAAACCTACTCTCAGCGTGGGAACTGCCGGGGTGGCCGCGCGCGGATCTCATGTGCTCCCTGTAGTGAGAACACTTTCGCGACCGTACCGGGCGAGGCGAGCAGGGGCGAGGTGATTTCAGGCCCTCGCCTGGCCGGGCCGTCAGGCAAGGGCCGTAGGTCGCCCAGTATCGAAGGCGCACCTGGCCCATGGTTGGTTACGATCACGGCCCCACTGGCTTTTTCTGGCCGCTGTGACACGTCGGAAGATACCCTTCGCGTCCTTTGGGCTGGTGCGGCTGGGCGTTCCCGTGGGCGGGACTCCTGGTGATGGAGGGATATTCCGTTGTGCGTCCAGGGGCACGGCCATAAGGTCACCGGCATGTCCTTGCGAGTTCGTATGCGTGAAGCCCTGCCCGAAGCGATGCGCGCCCGGGACAGGGTCGCAGTGAGAGTCCTGCGCGCAACGCTCGCCGCGCTGGACAATGCCGAGGCGGTGCCTGCGGATGAAGCCGAGCTGCGCGGATCGGCCATCGAGCAGTCGCCGGTCGGCGTCGGCGTTTCCGAGGCAGCGCGGCGGGAACTGAGCGAGCGCACCGTTGCGGACATCGTGCAAGCCGAGGCCGCCGAACGGCTAGAGGCTGCAATGCAGTTGACCGCGCCCATGCACGCTGATCGCGCCGCGCAGCTCCGTGCGGAGGCCGCCGTGCTGCTTCGGTTCCTCGACGGTGCTGGCGGCGTGTAGGACTCGGTAAGAGCGTCGCGCCGTATCGGGGTCGATGCAAGGAGTTTGACCCACCGCCAGAGGCACTCGATGACACTGGTGGCGCCCCGGTGATGATCGGAAACGCGTCGTCGGCGCCCTCCGCATCGTCGTCACCGCCTGATCGGCCATCCGGCTTGGCGGGGGCCGCGCAGGTGTCGAGACCGGGCGGCCGCCGCCAGGTGCTGCGCGCCGACGCCTAATCGGCCGAGGTCAGCCAGAAGCTCTTGTCGGAGAACTGCATGTTGTCGAGCCTCATGACGAGCCGACCGTGGTCGTCCTCGTTCGCCCAGACACAGGTGATCGGCTCATCATCCGGTGACACGAGCTGGACTTCGTCCATCTCGCAGCGGACATGCTCGCTCTTGGTCTTGTAGCGGGCGACATCCTCGACCGCACTGCGGACGACGTGGCGTCCGTCGACTGGCTCCATCTCCGACATGATCGAGCCGATGGAGACGTCCCACTTGGCGCTGATCCCGTCCACGGTGACAGTGCAGGTGATGTCCTCTGATGAGCCGAACCCGCCGGACCCGCTGACCTCCGGGCAGTCAGCTTCTACACCGTCCCCGTACCAGCGTGCATAGACGCTGGTCGTCTCGATGAGGGACCACTCGACCCGCTCGCTGACGGGAGCGTCCTTCGTCGGTTCGGGAGGCAGCCCGCTCTTGTCGAGTTCGGGAGAGTCCTCCGGCACAGGACCGGCTCGCAGTTCATCGAGGTTCGGACCCGAACACGCACCCAGGGCGAGAACGGTTCCGAGAGCGAATACTCCGTAGGACGCTGACCGGAGGGGACGGACTGGGTTGTGGATCATCAATTCCTTTCCCGGCATACAAGGCAAACGGTGATTGTACGGCTGTTTCCGGGCGACGTCGGGAACGGACTGTGCTCGTCTCCACGAACAGGGCCGCGACTTCATCGGCCGCGATTCCACCCAGCGCCCGCGCCATCAACGTCGAGGCGGCGTTGGGTGTCCACGGCGTGTTGCCAGCCCCCAGGTCAGTGCTCTCGGGGACCTGAGTCCTAAGCTCGTGGTCATGGAGCAGCGAACGATCTTCATCACCGGTGCCAGCGCGGGTTTCGGCGCGGCGATCGCGCGTCGTTTCGCCGCCGAGGGCGCCCGTATCGTGGCCACCGCGCGGCGTGCCGAACGGTTGGACGACCTGCGCAAGGAGCTGGGCGACGACGTCGTCCTGCCGGTGGCGCTGGACGTGCGCGACCGGGCGGCCATCGAGCGGGTCGTGACTGACCTGCCGCCTGACTTCGCCGACGTGGATGTGCTGGTGAACAACGCTGGTCTGGCGCTGGGGCTGGAGCCCGCGCATGAGGCTGATCCCAATGACTGGCAGCGGATGCTCGATACCAATTGCGCCGGGCTGATGCACTGCACGCGCGCCCTGTTGCCGGGGATGGTGGAGCGCGGCCGTGGGCACGTCGTCAACATGGGGTCGATCGCGGGGAGCTACCCCTATCCCGGCGGCAATGTCTACGGCGCGACCAAGGCGTTTGTGCAGCAGTTCAGCCGGAACCTGCGGGCCGACCTGCTCGGTACCGGCGTGCGGGTGACCTGCGTGGAGCCCGGCCTGGTCGGGGGCACCGAGTTCTCCAGTGTCCGCTTCGGCGGCGACAGTGAGCGCGCCGCGGCGCCCTACACGAACACCGAACCACTGACCCCGGAGGACATCGCCGAGACGGTGCACTGGGTCGTGTCGCAGCCGCCGCACGTCAACGTGAACGCCGTCGAGCTGATGCCGGTTTCCCAGGCCTTCGGCCCGATGCGGATCCACCGCACCGAGTCGTAAACCGGGGCCTGGCTCCGAACAGGGGCGCGTCGGTGGTGCGACGGACTCAGTGTGCTGCCCGGTCGGCGTTGGGGCGGGGCAGTCCGGCGCGCTTGAAGGTCGCCAGGATCGGGGTGGTCTCGATGCCCGTGACGTGTCGCAGTCCGCCGATCGTGTCGGTCAACAGCGAGTAGAGCGCGTCGAGATCGGCTGCGGCCGCGGCGGCCATGAGGTTGGCGGGTCCGGTGGTGGCGGCGGTGAAGTGGATCTGCGGGTGCCTGCTGAGGGCGTGTGCGGTCGCGTCCAGCCCACCGGGTGCCACGGTCATCCACAGCAGTGCCTCGGCATGGATGCCGAGGAGGGCGAGGTCCACCTCGGTTGCCAACCGCACCACGCGGTCGGCCAGCAGGTCGGTGCGTCGGCGTGCGGTGAGGGCGGCCGTCCGTGCGCGGCGGGCCAATTCGGTGTAGGTGGCCCGCCCATTGTCGGCCAGGCCCCGGATAAGCGCGTGATCGGTGTCGTCGAGCGCGAGCCCGCCGGGCGGTGACGCCACCTCGCGGCGCAGTACCTCGGCTTCCGCCGGAGACAGCAGGCCGCCGGTCCAGTCGAAGGCGGCGGGGAAGACCCGCAGCAGGGTGTGGGAGGTCCAGGAGTCGACGGCCTCCGTGGCGGGCAGGTCGCGCAGCAACAGCCGGTTGCGCGCTTCGGGCCCGTCCAGGAAGACGACGGTGCTGATCTCGTCGCCGCCGCTCAGAACGTCGACCCAGACGGTATCCGGGCGTTCGGCCAGGACCGCGGCGACGGCGCGGATACGCCGCGGGCGGCAGCGGATGCGCAGCGCCATCGGGATCAGCTCGGGGAAGCAGCCGGGGTTGCGTACCGCGGTGACACGCACGGTTCCGTCCTGCAGCAGCGGTCCCGCGCGGCGGACGACGGTGCGCTCCGAGACGCCGATCGTGTCGGAGACGGTCCGCCATGAAGCACGGGGCGAGGCCAGCAGGGCCGCGACGATCCGCCGATCGGTGTCGTCCAAGCGGTGGCGCATGATCAGCATCATAGGCGGCATATCTGTCGTGTTTTCTGCAGTAAAGCCGGTGTTTCTGGCGGGTGATCCGGGTGAGCCGGAGGCTTGCCGTGACGTACGCGGCCCCGGGAAGCGGGCCTCGTGTCACGGGAGCGTGACGCGAAGTCCGCGGGCCGATCCCAGAGGGAACGGAGGCTCGGATGAACAGGGAAGCGACGGCCGATCTCGTGGTGCGCGCGGGCACGGTGCACACCATGGCCGCAGCGGAACGACCGGTGACCGCGCTGGCGGTGCGCCGGGGGGAGATCGTGGCCGTGGCCGCGCCGGAGAATGCACAGGATCTGCTGGAGACCTGGAGCGGGCCGGGCACGACGGTGCTCGACGACCCGGGGCTCGTCGTACTCCCCGCCATCGTCGACACCCACAACCATCTGATGCTGGCCGCACGCAACAGCCTGGGCGCGCCCGTATCACTGGCCCAGGACATCCCCCGGTTTCTCGAACTGATCCGCGAGCGGGCGGCCCACACGCCTTCGGGCCAGTGGATCATCACCGGCGCCGACTGGCACGAACTGCATCTGGCCGAACGCCGGATGCCCACCGCCGAGGAACTGGACCGGGCCACCACCGACCACCCCGTCCTGGTGCTGCGCGGTGGCCACAACGGGGTGCTCAACTCCGCCGGGCTGCGCTTGGCGGGCATCGGCCCCGACACCCCCGACGTTCAGGGCGGCTACATTGCCCGGGACGCCGCAGGGCGCCCGACCGGCCGGGTCCAGGACGCCGCCCTCGAACTCGCCCAGAAGGCGCTGCCCGCGCTGCCCGCCGGGGCGCTAGCCACGGGCCTGGCCCACGCGTCCACCGAGTACGCGGCGCACGGAATCGGCAGCGTGCGCGATCCCGCCGTCACCCCGCAGGAATGGCACACCTATGTGCGGGCCCAGGCCGACGGGCGGCTGTCGGTCCGCAGCCACGCCATGATCCTGTCCACTCCGGCGTCCATCTTCGCCGCCGGATCGATGGGCGCCTACCTCGACGCTCTGGAAGCCCAGGGCATCACGCCCGATGCCGGCCAGGGCCGACTGCGCCTGTGGGGCCTCAAGTTCATCCTCGACGGCGGCGTCGAGGCGGCCGCGCTGGAACGTCCCTACGCTGACCGGCCCGGCTACCACGGGGACCTGATGTGGGACCGTGACGACCTCGCCCAGTGCTTGGCTGTCTGCGTCCGGCGGGGCTGGCCCGTCGGTACGCACGCCTTCGGCGACCGCGCTGTCGCCGTGCTGCTCGACGCCATCCGCGACGTGGTCGGGCAACACGGTCCGATACCCCCGGGTGCGCTGGTGATCGAACACGGTGGCCTGATCGGCGGCGACCAGATCGCCGACGCGGTCGACCTGGGTGTACATATAACCGTCCAGCATGCCCTGTCGGACGGGCTCGGCCCGGCTCTGCTCGCTTCTTTCGGCCCTGATCGGACGGCCGCATTGTGGCCACTGCGGGAACTGGTCGACTCCGGCGCCTGGATCAGCGCGGGCACCGACCACCCCATCGGCCCGCTCGACCCCCTGCGCTGTGTGCACGGCATGACCACCCGGCACACCCCGACAGGGGTGCGCGGGCCGGAGCACGCCATCGACCGCGCCGAGGCACTGCGCCTCTACACCAGCTCCGGGGCACGGTTGCTCGGCCACGCGGCCACCGGCACCCTCGTCCCCGGCGCACCGGCCGACATGGTCGCTTACCGGGCGGACCCCTTCACCTGTCCCGCGGACGACCTGCTCCGCCTCGCACCCGAGATCACCGCCGTCGGTGGCGAGGTCGTGTACCGGAGAGCGTGAAGGCCGCTGGGTCGCTGACGGGCGCCGGGCCTCGCCGCGGTACGCCGAGGCTGGTGGAGGAAGGGCGTTCAGATCTGAGAGCGCGCTCGTGGCTGCCATCAGCCGAGACTCAATGCCATTACAGTACAAACGTACAGTAAAGTATTGCAGGGCTCCTCTTCCTTCTGGTTGGGTGCTCGACGGGAGTGGCAAATGGGCCTACGCCGTCATGGGCTGAGGTTTTTGGGGTGTGGCTGTCTGTGACTCGGTGTCTGATCAGTGCGGGGGAGGAGAGTGATCGATGCTCCTTGTGCTCTTGAGTCTCGGGCGATCGATATATACAGTACGAATGTACTAAATGAGGGTGGGCGGCAGTCCCTGCTCCTCGGTCTGGGCGTCCTTCCTCGCTCCTCGCTGAGGCTCTGCCGAAGTTGCAACGACCCCGACGGCTACGTCGTCGGGGTTACGCAGAAAAAGGAGTGGTGAGCGACATGGCAAGTACGACGGATAGGACCGACACCCAAGCCGTGTCCGCGAAGGCGCCGGTCGCGCGGGTCGCCTCGTACGCTTTCGGGGGCCACGACGGCAGAGCACTCGCCGAGTTCTACGCCGCCGCCCTGGGGTGGGAGGTGACCCAGGAGTTCCCCGACGAGAACGGTGTGCCGGTCGCCTTCATCGTCACCGACGGCACCACCATCTACACCTTCTACACCGCCCGTGACTTCCGGGCACCCAACTGGCCCGAGGATGAGCTGCCGTTCCACCTGGACCTGATGTTCGATGACGTCGCGGCGGGGGAGAAGCGCTTGCTGGATCTGGGCGCCACGAGGCCCGACCACCAGCCCGGCGGGGAGCACTGGACGGTTCTGCTCGATCCGTCCGGCCAGCCGTTCTGTATCAGCCCCGCCACCAACTGGCAGTGGTAGCAGCTTCGCACGCAGGGCGGCCGAACGTGGAGCGCCGTGCCTGACCGCCTCCCGTTGCAGCGCCCTTAACACGCCGAGCAGCATCAGAGGCCGTGGCGGCGGTGGGTAGGCACCCCTGGCCGAAAAACTCGTTGCGTCATATCGCGCCAACGGGTTCAATCAGCGGGCCGGTCCGCGCACAGCGCGGTCCGGATACATGTTCGCCGACACGGAAGTGAGTGTTGTCTTATGCGCGGTAAGCGGTGGTGTACACCCCGGCCGGCTTCGAGCGCCGTCGTCCTCCAGGAGGGCCCGAACGCCTGAGCCGGTGATGATGCCGGGGAAGGGCACCCCGGTACGGGCCCTTCGCGAGGGCGGGATGCGGCGCTCGGTTCCGACCACCGCCGGATTTCTCTCGCAAGGAGCCACCACTCCGTGTCCAGACGACGCGACGAGCGCGCACGACCGCGCTCCGGGCGGAACGCCGACGCGTTCCGCTGCCTGCACTGCCGCCTCGACGTGCCGATGAGCGCGCCGGGAACACGGCATCGCAACCACTGCCCGAACTGTCTGTACAGCAGGCATGTCGACCGAGACATCCCAGGCGACCGCGCCGCCGAGTGCGGCGCCCGGATGGAGCCGATCGCGATCTCGGTGCGCGGTGACGGCGAATGGGTGATCATCCACCGCTGCACCGCCTGCGACGAACTCGGTGCGAACCGCACCGCGGGCGACGACAATCCGCTGATGCTGGTGCGCATGGCCACCCGTCCCCTGGCGGCACCGCCGTTCCCCCTGGAGCGGCTCGCCGCGCTGTAGCGGGTCCCGCGCCATCTTGCCCATGGCCGCCCGGGAACGATTCCGATCCCGGGCGGCCGGTTCGATAGGGCACGACCGGCAGCCGTGACCGGGGGATCGGCGGTTGCGCCATGGTGATTGAGATTCCGGCGCCGAACCGGCCCCCGGCGATCCGCCGTCCACCGACGTCCAGGCAACGCCTTGGGGAGCCGGTGGATGGCCGTCAGCTTCTCCTACGCGCCTGCCGCGGCGCGCTGCTGCTCGGGCTCGCCGCTCGCGGGGGCGGCTGCGGCGGCGGTCGTCGCCTTCCGGCGTCGGACATAGCGGACGGTCCACACCGCCAGCAGCGCGATCGTGATCGCCGTCAGGGCCGTCGACAGCCCGGCCATCACGTCGACCGGAAGGGCGAAGACCAGAGGCAGCCGGACTACCGCCTCGGCGAGCAGCCCCGACCCCCACACCAGGGTCAGCCGCACGAAGGTGGAGCGGAACCCCGGGTCCGTCGCCCACAGCGCGTCCCACTCGGCCAACCGTCGCGGGTCGCCGGCGTTCATGCGGCGGGCGAACGTGTAGACGAGCGGTCGCCCGACCGCGCACGAGCCGAGGAACCCAGCCGCGACGGTGGCGGTGACCAGCGAGTCCCGCACCAGCATCATCCGGGCGTCCGCGGTGATCAGTCCGAGCGCCAGCGCGCCCACGAAGACCGCGGCCATGAGCAGGGAGAAACCGTCGAACCGGCGCTGCCGGACGGCGACGGCGAGCAAACGGAGCACGGCCGCGACCGCACCGGCCGCCAGCGCGATGAACGCGTCGAAGCCGAGCAGGCGGGCGGCGTAGAAGGCGGCGACAGGCAACCCGACGTCCCACATCAGCCCGGTGGCAAGGGCGCGCGGATTCACCGGTCGCCTCGCCGGGTCGAAGGGGTAGCAGGGGCGAGGTCTGTCGTGTCGAGCACACGGGTGGACGCGGGGTCCGAGAAGGCGGCGAACATGAGCGTCAACATGACATGTCCAGATTGTACATGTCAATCTCGTACATGTACTTTGGTGTCATGTCACTGCGGTACGCGCTGCTCGGGATGCTGGCCTACGAACCGTCGAGCGGTTACGAGCTGAAGAAGATGTTCGAGGGCGAGCTGGGGGAGTACGCCTGGCACGCCCCGCACACCCGCATCTACCCCGAGCTGGCACGGTTGGCCGACGAAGGGTTGATCGAGGTGGCCGAAGAGGGGGCCCGGGGGAGGCGCACCTACGCGGCCACCGAGGCCGGTCGCGCCGAGCTGCGCCGTTGGCTGTTCACACCGCTGGAGGAGGGCCGGGCGCGCAACGTGCATGTGCTGCGCCTGTTCCTGCTCTCGGCGCTGGAGCCGGAGGACACACGGCGGCTGCTTCGTTCGTACGCGGACGACAGTGAGCACGAGGCGGACAAACTGGCCGCGGTCGCTGCCGACCTCGACGCCGAGACGCCCGCTGGCGAGCGTCCGCCGTTCGGTCGGATGGCCGCCGAGTTCGGGCTGCGCATGCACCGCGCCCGACGCGATTGGGCGCGGTGGGCGCTGGAGCGGATGGGCTGACCCGGCGGCGGGTCGGGCGGCCGCCGGGTGCCTCGGCTCGGTGGCGATGCCGCGCACCCGAGACCCCGAATCCGGACCCGTGCGACGACGCCTCCACGCTCATGACATCGGACGGATTGAGTGGAGGAGCGTCCCACGGGAATCGCCGCTATCGCTGCCAGGATGACCCCGAGCGCATGCCAGGCAGTGATGACGATGACATCGGCGGATTCACCGACGCGCCGAGTGGCCCCGCCCCACTGGCCAGTCTCGATAACTACTGGGAGGGCGGGTCCTACGCAGGGACGTGCCGACCACCGGGAGACGGCGGCGAATGCCACAATGCCCACGGGGTCAATGCGTTGAGGGCCTTCTCCACGGCCACACGACCCTCTGTGGCGTCATCTCCGGAAAGGTATTCGTCGGGAGCGTAGCGTTCGCTCATCTCGGCGCGTGTTTGCGCGTCCTCGGCACAGCTCTATCGCCTTCACTGACCTTCTCGACACGTTAGTTCCGAGAAGGCTCGGTATGTCGTTGCTTGGGTGGCCGTATCTATTTCGAGGCGCTGATGTATGACGCACTCTGGGCTTGCTCAAAGAAGGGATGCGCGGAGGGGTCCTAAGCGCACGTCCTTGTCGGTTCCCTCCACAGCCTCGTATAGGAATGCGAGCGATGCTTGAAGCGGTGAGTTCTGACGTGATCCTGTGATAGCGAAGGTCTGTCGGCCGACGCCGAGCACCACCGATGGCCATCGGCGTGCTCCGCGGACAGTTGCTCACGTGACCGGGGTAGTTTGCCTGCCGCGACCGGATGGCGTGGTACGAACGCGAGCTGCGTCGGCGCTGCGGACTCCGCTCCGGGCCGACGAACGCTACATTTGCCGATGATCTGCAATGACACCTGCACACCCCTACTGAAGGGCTATGGCATGTCGACGAACATCCAGACGGTCGAGACCTACCTGGACGGCTTTCGGAAGAACGACCACGCGCAGATCCTCTCCTGCCTGACCGATGACATCGAGTGGACCGTCTTCGGTGCCTTTCGTCTGAAGGGCAAGGAGGCCTACGCCGCGGCGATCGAGGGGCCTGGCTTTGTCGGCCCTCCCCAGCTTGAGGTCGTGCGCATGGTCGAGCAGGGCGATGTCGTCATGGCGGAGCTCACGGGTTCGGTGCGGCGCGACACGGGTGAGGTGATGCGGATGTCGATGGCCGAGGTGTTCGTCATGCGGGACGGCAAGATCTCTGAACGCCGCGCCTGGGTGATCGAGCTCAAGGAGAACGATTTCCGCTGAGCGAACGCTGATACCGGAGCGAGCGGAGGTGACCGCCCCGCGCAGGCTCGGGGTAAGTCGGCGGGACCACGCCGACGCGTGCGGGAGTCCCTTCCGACGCGGCAGGGTCCTGCATGATCTATGCGGGGGTATTGACCGGGACTGACCAGAGGCAGAAACATTTAGTTAGCCACCGGGTGCGAATGGTAATAAGACCAGGAGAAGCAATAACCCGATTCTGCGAGGGGGCACCGCAGAGTATCGGCTCACGCTGGACGCAATAGCCGAGCGAGATCCGTCTCCGGGATAGACCATCACGATCGGAGCGCGACAACGAGTTCGACGGCGTACCGAGCCCGTCGAGCACCGCCACACCCGTGAAGTTCCTGACCGGCCTGGAGGGGATCGCCCGCACCAGGCCGTCCGCGGACACCGGACTGCTGGCGCGCCGGGTTGATTCGTCTGCGACTCCACGACGCTGGAGCCGCGACCTCAATGGGAGGGGAGTTCCATGGCACAAAAGGTCCAGGTCCTGCTGGTCGACGATATCGACGGAGGTGAAGCCGACGAGACGGTGTCGTTCGCGCTCGACGGCAAGAACTACCAGATCGACCTGTCCGACCGTAATGCGCAGAAACTGCGGAAGTCACTGGCGGAGTTCGTCAAAGCCGGCCGCAAAGCCGGCAGCCGAGCCGGTGGACGCGGCAAGGCCCGTAAGGCCCGCCCGGCAGCTAGCGAGGACACTGCCGAGATTCGCGCATGGGCCAAGAAGAAGGGCTACGACATCAGCGAACGAGGCCGCATTCCGGCCGAGATTCGCGAGGCTTACCAAAAAGCCGCGCGGTGAACGCGCACAGAGCAGGGGTAACGGTCACTGAGCGATGGCGAGGTGACCGTTACCGCATGCGGGCGATGGACGGGAGGGGCTGAACCGGCCGGGGGCGGATCGCCAGGACGCGGGACGGGCGCTGATCTCGGTGCCCTATCCCGCAGGCGTCAGCTCATGGACGTCGTGGTGCAGGTCTGGTTGCACGAGGTCATGCCGCATCCACGCCGAACGTGATCTCTGTTGTCGCGATGTAGCCCCTGAGTCACAGCTTCCCGAGCTTCCTACGTGTTCTATGCAGGCCTTGCTGTAGTGGGCTGAACATCCCATGATTGGGTGTTAGTTTCCGGAATCAGTCGAACGCAGAGAGCGAGGCTTGGCGTGCGCCCCTCAACACACCTGGTGTTCGGTGCGGTCACCGCGACGGTGGCCGCGTCCATCTCCACCATCGATCTTCCCTACTACGCCATTGCGGCAACCGGAACCTTGATCGTCGTCCTGGCCATCTGGCTCACACTGACGATCCGCGGCGTCCGGGCCACCACACCACAACGCTGATCCCGCTTCACACGACTACCAGTACGACCCCCGTGAAGTTCTCACAGACCCGCACAGCCCATGTTCTGGTCGACGCCCCCATGGTCGCTGCTGTGGTTGGCCGGACGGGACGTGTTCCACCCGTGGGGCGCGATCAGCCGGGCGGCGGGTTGCCAACGGCGGAGCGCCCTCCTGCTGCGCGCGACGCTGGAGGTGTACCTCGCCCCATCGCGGACGACGTGACCCCGCCCGGGTTCGCCCCACTCGGATGCCGGGATGGGGTGGAGAGCCGACCGGACGCGTGGGTGCTGCTGTTCCTGCATGATGTCGAGGCGGTTGAGGAGCACGCGACGAAGCACGGTCTCGACATCGCCGGCCCGGCGACTCAGCGGGCGTTCCTCGACACGATGGCCGAGGACGACCCTCGCGTCGTGCGTGGCCACCCGGTCGCAACGAACCGTGCTGGTGCACGTCGGGGCGTAAGTACAAGAACTCTGGTGCTCACAGTGTCATAGGGGCCTGTCACGATGCGTGCATGGAGACCAGTCACGAATCGCAGCGGGTTGACGCTTCCTGGGACCGCATTGCGGCATGGCTCCGCCGCCATGTGCCCGAGGCAGCGGCGCAGCTCGGGCCGCCAGCAGCGGAATCGGAGCTGGCCGAGGCGGAGTCCGCCGTAGGACGGCCGCTTCCCGCTGACCTGACGGCCTGGTGGCGACGTAGCTGCGGCATGACAGGTGCGCCCTTGGTCGAGTTGGTGCCGCTGTTCACCCCCTTCAGCATTGAGGCCGCCTTGGAGTGCAGGAACTCGCTCCTGAGGATCTGTGGGGGTGATGGCACGGATTCGGCGGACCTCGCGGGAACACCTGCCTGGGACTGGCACGCGGCGTGGTTGCCAATCGCCTATGACGGGGGCGGCTGGTACCTCTTCTGCGACCTTCGCCCCGGGCCGATGAGTGGATGCGTGACCAGATGGATGCGGGAGGATGCGGCCCTGCATGGCCCGGAGTGGGAGAGCGTGGGGGCGATGCTCGCCGATGCGGCCGCATCGATGGATCGGGGCATCGCCAGCAATGACTGGCGGGCCCAAGTGGACGAGGACGGGGGATTGACCTGGGAGCCATGAGTCTGCACCCCGCCCCCCAATTCCTCTGGAATGTCATCTAGGCAGAAGTTGCGTGCTCGCCGTACGCCCGG contains:
- a CDS encoding PadR family transcriptional regulator, encoding MSLRYALLGMLAYEPSSGYELKKMFEGELGEYAWHAPHTRIYPELARLADEGLIEVAEEGARGRRTYAATEAGRAELRRWLFTPLEEGRARNVHVLRLFLLSALEPEDTRRLLRSYADDSEHEADKLAAVAADLDAETPAGERPPFGRMAAEFGLRMHRARRDWARWALERMG
- a CDS encoding VOC family protein; translation: MACRISELVLDCHDPEVLARFWCEVLDFMVLDRDEGDIEIGPREGFGGPQPTIILSRDDEPKNGKLRLHIDVNATDRDQDAELERLLAAGAELVDIGQTGEEPWHVLADPEGNEFCLLKARLDPL
- a CDS encoding histone-like nucleoid-structuring protein Lsr2; translation: MAQKVQVLLVDDIDGGEADETVSFALDGKNYQIDLSDRNAQKLRKSLAEFVKAGRKAGSRAGGRGKARKARPAASEDTAEIRAWAKKKGYDISERGRIPAEIREAYQKAAR
- a CDS encoding VC0807 family protein, producing MNPRALATGLMWDVGLPVAAFYAARLLGFDAFIALAAGAVAAVLRLLAVAVRQRRFDGFSLLMAAVFVGALALGLITADARMMLVRDSLVTATVAAGFLGSCAVGRPLVYTFARRMNAGDPRRLAEWDALWATDPGFRSTFVRLTLVWGSGLLAEAVVRLPLVFALPVDVMAGLSTALTAITIALLAVWTVRYVRRRKATTAAAAAPASGEPEQQRAAAGA
- a CDS encoding nuclear transport factor 2 family protein, encoding MSTNIQTVETYLDGFRKNDHAQILSCLTDDIEWTVFGAFRLKGKEAYAAAIEGPGFVGPPQLEVVRMVEQGDVVMAELTGSVRRDTGEVMRMSMAEVFVMRDGKISERRAWVIELKENDFR
- a CDS encoding amidohydrolase; protein product: MNREATADLVVRAGTVHTMAAAERPVTALAVRRGEIVAVAAPENAQDLLETWSGPGTTVLDDPGLVVLPAIVDTHNHLMLAARNSLGAPVSLAQDIPRFLELIRERAAHTPSGQWIITGADWHELHLAERRMPTAEELDRATTDHPVLVLRGGHNGVLNSAGLRLAGIGPDTPDVQGGYIARDAAGRPTGRVQDAALELAQKALPALPAGALATGLAHASTEYAAHGIGSVRDPAVTPQEWHTYVRAQADGRLSVRSHAMILSTPASIFAAGSMGAYLDALEAQGITPDAGQGRLRLWGLKFILDGGVEAAALERPYADRPGYHGDLMWDRDDLAQCLAVCVRRGWPVGTHAFGDRAVAVLLDAIRDVVGQHGPIPPGALVIEHGGLIGGDQIADAVDLGVHITVQHALSDGLGPALLASFGPDRTAALWPLRELVDSGAWISAGTDHPIGPLDPLRCVHGMTTRHTPTGVRGPEHAIDRAEALRLYTSSGARLLGHAATGTLVPGAPADMVAYRADPFTCPADDLLRLAPEITAVGGEVVYRRA
- a CDS encoding RNHCP domain-containing protein; protein product: MSRRRDERARPRSGRNADAFRCLHCRLDVPMSAPGTRHRNHCPNCLYSRHVDRDIPGDRAAECGARMEPIAISVRGDGEWVIIHRCTACDELGANRTAGDDNPLMLVRMATRPLAAPPFPLERLAAL
- a CDS encoding SMI1/KNR4 family protein, which translates into the protein METSHESQRVDASWDRIAAWLRRHVPEAAAQLGPPAAESELAEAESAVGRPLPADLTAWWRRSCGMTGAPLVELVPLFTPFSIEAALECRNSLLRICGGDGTDSADLAGTPAWDWHAAWLPIAYDGGGWYLFCDLRPGPMSGCVTRWMREDAALHGPEWESVGAMLADAAASMDRGIASNDWRAQVDEDGGLTWEP
- a CDS encoding SDR family oxidoreductase encodes the protein MEQRTIFITGASAGFGAAIARRFAAEGARIVATARRAERLDDLRKELGDDVVLPVALDVRDRAAIERVVTDLPPDFADVDVLVNNAGLALGLEPAHEADPNDWQRMLDTNCAGLMHCTRALLPGMVERGRGHVVNMGSIAGSYPYPGGNVYGATKAFVQQFSRNLRADLLGTGVRVTCVEPGLVGGTEFSSVRFGGDSERAAAPYTNTEPLTPEDIAETVHWVVSQPPHVNVNAVELMPVSQAFGPMRIHRTES
- a CDS encoding Lrp/AsnC family transcriptional regulator, whose translation is MRHRLDDTDRRIVAALLASPRASWRTVSDTIGVSERTVVRRAGPLLQDGTVRVTAVRNPGCFPELIPMALRIRCRPRRIRAVAAVLAERPDTVWVDVLSGGDEISTVVFLDGPEARNRLLLRDLPATEAVDSWTSHTLLRVFPAAFDWTGGLLSPAEAEVLRREVASPPGGLALDDTDHALIRGLADNGRATYTELARRARTAALTARRRTDLLADRVVRLATEVDLALLGIHAEALLWMTVAPGGLDATAHALSRHPQIHFTAATTGPANLMAAAAAADLDALYSLLTDTIGGLRHVTGIETTPILATFKRAGLPRPNADRAAH
- a CDS encoding VOC family protein, which encodes MASTTDRTDTQAVSAKAPVARVASYAFGGHDGRALAEFYAAALGWEVTQEFPDENGVPVAFIVTDGTTIYTFYTARDFRAPNWPEDELPFHLDLMFDDVAAGEKRLLDLGATRPDHQPGGEHWTVLLDPSGQPFCISPATNWQW
- a CDS encoding GatB/YqeY domain-containing protein; the protein is MSLRVRMREALPEAMRARDRVAVRVLRATLAALDNAEAVPADEAELRGSAIEQSPVGVGVSEAARRELSERTVADIVQAEAAERLEAAMQLTAPMHADRAAQLRAEAAVLLRFLDGAGGV